Proteins found in one Ovis canadensis isolate MfBH-ARS-UI-01 breed Bighorn chromosome 20, ARS-UI_OviCan_v2, whole genome shotgun sequence genomic segment:
- the MLN gene encoding promotilin isoform X1, with amino-acid sequence MLSRKATAILLVVHAAAMLASQTEGFVPIFTYSEVQRMQEKERYKGQKKSLSVQQRSEEVGPVDPAEPREEKQEVIKLTAPVEIGMRMNSRQLEKYQTTLEGLLRKVLPSSRNAAQ; translated from the exons ATGCTGTCCCGCAAGGCCACGGCCATCCTGCTGGTGGTGCACGCAGCCGCCATGCTGGCCTCCCAGACGGAAGGCTTTGTTCCCATCTTCACCTACAGCGAAGTCCAGAGGATGCAA GAAAAGGAGAGGTACAAGGGGCAAAAGAAATCCCTGAGTGTACAGCAGAGGTCAGAGGAGGTGGGCCCTGTGGACCCCGCGGAGCCCCGGGAAGAAAAACAGGAAGTTATCAAG CTGACTGCTCCTGTGGAAATTGGAATGAGGATGAACTCCAGGCAGCTGGAAAAGTACCAGACCACCCTGGAAGGGCTGCTGCGCAAGGTGCTGCCATCCTCCCGGAACG
- the MLN gene encoding promotilin isoform X2, translating to MLSRKATAILLVVHAAAMLASQTEGFVPIFTYSEVQRMQEKERYKGQKKSLSVQQRSEEVGPVDPAEPREEKQEVIKLTAPVEIGMRMNSRQLEKYQTTLEGLLRKVLPSSRNAQ from the exons ATGCTGTCCCGCAAGGCCACGGCCATCCTGCTGGTGGTGCACGCAGCCGCCATGCTGGCCTCCCAGACGGAAGGCTTTGTTCCCATCTTCACCTACAGCGAAGTCCAGAGGATGCAA GAAAAGGAGAGGTACAAGGGGCAAAAGAAATCCCTGAGTGTACAGCAGAGGTCAGAGGAGGTGGGCCCTGTGGACCCCGCGGAGCCCCGGGAAGAAAAACAGGAAGTTATCAAG CTGACTGCTCCTGTGGAAATTGGAATGAGGATGAACTCCAGGCAGCTGGAAAAGTACCAGACCACCCTGGAAGGGCTGCTGCGCAAGGTGCTGCCATCCTCCCGGAACG